A region from the Sulfurimonas sp. genome encodes:
- a CDS encoding DegT/DnrJ/EryC1/StrS aminotransferase family protein, translated as MKINFIDLQAQYRAYKDEIDSEVLEVFSSAQFIGGEKLNSLEKNLATYTGAKHAIGCSSGTDALLLALMALDVGAGDEVITTPFTFIATAEVIALLGAKSVFIDINEDNYNIDAYKIEAAITSKTKAIIPVSLYGQCADMDEINAIAKKHNITVIEDACQSFGATYNGKKSCNLSTIACTSFFPSKPLGAYGDGGAIFTSDDELAAKMRMLLNHGQNERYKHKYIGINGRLDAVQAAILGVKLKHFENEVKLREEIGSRYSNLLEDAAVITPKIKETNTSVYAQYSIRVKDREAMVAKLSALGVPTAVHYPLPLHLQEAFAYLGYKEGDFPISELVSKEIMSLPMSAYLSEAEQDFVVQAIKG; from the coding sequence ATGAAGATTAATTTTATAGATTTACAAGCGCAGTACAGAGCATACAAAGATGAGATAGACAGTGAAGTTTTAGAGGTTTTTAGCTCGGCACAGTTTATCGGCGGAGAGAAACTAAACTCACTGGAGAAAAATCTTGCAACTTATACGGGTGCAAAGCATGCCATAGGCTGCAGCAGCGGAACCGATGCACTTCTGCTGGCTCTTATGGCGCTTGATGTCGGTGCGGGCGATGAGGTAATTACTACCCCTTTTACATTTATAGCAACTGCCGAAGTTATTGCACTGCTTGGCGCAAAGAGTGTTTTTATAGATATAAACGAAGATAACTACAACATAGATGCCTATAAAATCGAAGCGGCTATCACTTCTAAAACAAAAGCGATTATTCCCGTTTCACTCTACGGTCAATGCGCAGATATGGATGAGATAAATGCAATTGCCAAAAAACATAACATTACGGTTATAGAAGATGCGTGTCAGAGTTTCGGCGCAACTTACAACGGCAAAAAGTCATGTAACCTCTCTACGATTGCATGCACCAGCTTTTTCCCGTCAAAACCTCTTGGAGCTTACGGCGACGGCGGAGCAATATTTACTAGCGACGATGAACTTGCAGCAAAAATGCGTATGCTTTTAAATCACGGTCAAAATGAGAGATACAAACACAAATACATCGGTATAAACGGTCGCCTTGACGCTGTTCAAGCCGCAATTTTAGGTGTTAAACTAAAACATTTTGAAAATGAAGTAAAACTTAGAGAAGAGATAGGCTCAAGATATAGCAACTTGCTGGAAGATGCCGCAGTTATCACTCCAAAGATAAAAGAGACAAACACAAGCGTTTATGCCCAATACTCTATCAGAGTAAAAGATAGAGAAGCGATGGTTGCAAAACTATCCGCTCTTGGAGTTCCCACTGCAGTTCACTATCCGCTTCCTCTTCACTTGCAAGAAGCATTTGCATACTTAGGCTACAAAGAGGGAGATTTTCCTATAAGCGAACTTGTCTCAAAAGAGATTATGTCGCTGCCTATGAGCGCATACTTAAGTGAAGCGGAGCAGGACTTCGTAGTTCAAGCTATAAAAGGTTAA
- the lpxB gene encoding lipid-A-disaccharide synthase — MKILVSALEHSANIHLKSLKKELRGDMEFIGIFDSELGTPIVDLQSLAIMGFVDVLKKISFFFKLNSQMVELAKDADKILLIDSSGFNLPLAKKIKKKYPNKEIIYYILPQAWAWKKKRIPVLEKTVDCLASILPFEKDYYSKSAPIEYVGHPLLDQIKEFKEEINKEVKHIAFMPGSRKGEIKKLMPIFKEVQKELGIDSTIIIPKHFSKEDIKELYGSLSGFKIANDAHKTLLEADFAFICSGTATLEASLIGIPFVLSYIAKPLDYFIASRLVKLEYIGLGNIMFSKFKNKALHPEFIQEAVTAQNLINAFRKYDRDLFLSDSKALRAYLEHGSSKKVAKIIEGRDED; from the coding sequence ATGAAGATATTGGTCAGCGCGCTTGAACATTCGGCAAATATCCACCTAAAATCTCTCAAAAAAGAGTTACGCGGCGATATGGAATTTATCGGTATATTTGACAGCGAACTCGGAACTCCGATAGTTGATTTGCAATCTTTGGCAATAATGGGTTTTGTTGATGTACTAAAAAAAATAAGTTTCTTTTTTAAACTAAATTCGCAAATGGTCGAACTGGCAAAAGATGCCGATAAAATCCTGCTTATCGACTCGTCAGGATTTAATCTTCCGCTTGCCAAAAAAATCAAAAAAAAGTACCCGAACAAAGAGATAATATACTATATTTTACCTCAGGCTTGGGCATGGAAGAAAAAACGGATTCCGGTTTTGGAAAAAACCGTTGATTGCCTTGCTTCAATACTGCCGTTTGAAAAAGATTACTACTCAAAAAGTGCGCCGATTGAGTATGTCGGACATCCTCTGCTTGATCAGATAAAAGAGTTTAAAGAGGAGATTAACAAAGAGGTAAAGCATATTGCTTTTATGCCCGGAAGCAGAAAGGGTGAGATAAAAAAACTTATGCCTATCTTTAAAGAAGTTCAAAAAGAACTCGGTATCGACTCAACAATTATCATACCTAAGCATTTCTCTAAAGAAGATATAAAAGAACTTTATGGTAGCCTTTCAGGTTTTAAAATAGCTAATGATGCACACAAAACACTTCTTGAAGCAGACTTTGCATTTATCTGTAGCGGAACTGCTACTTTGGAGGCATCGCTTATCGGAATACCTTTTGTGCTAAGCTATATTGCCAAACCGCTAGATTACTTTATTGCAAGCAGACTTGTAAAACTGGAGTATATAGGTCTTGGCAATATAATGTTTTCTAAATTTAAAAACAAAGCGCTGCATCCGGAGTTTATACAAGAAGCCGTAACTGCACAAAATCTCATAAATGCTTTCAGAAAGTATGATAGAGATTTGTTTTTAAGCGATTCAAAAGCATTGAGAGCTTATTTGGAACACGGCAGTTCAAAAAAAGTAGCAAAAATAATAGAGGGTAGAGATGAAGATTAA
- a CDS encoding cytochrome c: protein MRYIFLFLLLHSFLDASAAYESGKRLYMQKGCYSCHGTKLEGLHKYPYLANRAKGYMSYKLKRFRSKISDNQQQEMMIAFALDLSDKEIEDLTTYMYEFVEEKSGKRYDDKYKTQGDGGS from the coding sequence TTGCGATACATTTTTTTATTTTTACTACTACACTCTTTTTTGGATGCCTCGGCGGCATATGAATCAGGCAAACGCCTTTATATGCAAAAAGGGTGTTACAGCTGCCACGGAACAAAATTGGAAGGTTTACACAAATATCCATATCTTGCAAACAGAGCAAAAGGGTATATGTCATACAAACTCAAAAGATTTCGCTCTAAAATATCCGACAATCAGCAACAAGAGATGATGATAGCTTTTGCGCTCGATTTAAGCGACAAAGAGATAGAAGATTTGACTACCTATATGTATGAGTTTGTTGAGGAGAAAAGCGGAAAAAGATATGATGATAAATACAAAACACAAGGAGACGGCGGTTCATGA
- a CDS encoding ATP-binding protein, giving the protein MRYSLNTVRAFIVILFFSIYLTIYFVTTNDKNRRIELLLNQQIIDLQHNYKGMTERYRIISDIINYEVFNSTTVLELFYKAKYAKDEEERNMFRAMLYFKVKPIFERLKESGVNIIQFAFEDNRSFLRMHSPDVFGDDLSTVRHSFAYINTNRKPISGFEQGKVDHGFRNLFPLFYKDDFLGSVDISFSSQSIQENMTKLHDTDTSFIIKKNIFDSNIYKNNSGAKYTESIEHDDFLFSITTSDDAKNIASQKIDIAKKLKKEIAKNIEHNNSFALYYHDKHSSTIVSFLPIKDIEKGSTVAYLVSYKKNQYLKDMRHEYIWINCVAFLGLLLLSTVIYLDIKRRINLEKIVKERTKELEKEKTNALKATKAKSQFLANMSHEIRTPINGVIGMSHLLLETKLTKEQMNFLKNIDNSAKSLLRIINDILDFSKIEAGKLTIEKTTFNLKKSVSGIIESLKFTVQEKNIRIHLKYGHNLKDYFYGDSLRISQILTNLLSNAVKFTSNNGDIYITIIKIDDDKLRFQIRDTGIGLSYEQQKKLFKSFSQADNSTTRKYGGTGLGLAICKELAELMGGKIWVVSKEGIGSSFFFDIEIQEIEPNFMNINEEKTEFDKKTLNLNKILIVEDNVTNQLILLGLLEDHVKEIDVAKNGKEAVDMFESGKYELILMDLQMPVMGGYEATKIIRSIDKDIPIIALSANVMIDEIEKTKAAGMNEHLAKPIDVEKFFTTLSRYVKGTLNTN; this is encoded by the coding sequence TTGAGATATTCGTTAAATACGGTTAGAGCTTTTATTGTTATACTTTTTTTCTCCATTTATCTCACTATCTATTTTGTTACCACCAATGATAAAAACAGACGCATAGAGTTGCTGTTAAACCAACAAATCATTGATTTGCAACACAACTATAAAGGTATGACGGAAAGATACCGTATAATTTCCGATATTATCAATTATGAAGTTTTTAACAGTACTACGGTTTTAGAGCTATTTTACAAAGCAAAATATGCAAAAGACGAAGAAGAGCGCAATATGTTTCGTGCAATGCTCTATTTTAAGGTTAAACCGATTTTTGAGCGCCTAAAAGAGAGCGGTGTTAACATCATTCAGTTTGCTTTTGAAGACAACAGATCATTTTTAAGAATGCATAGCCCGGATGTATTCGGTGACGATTTATCGACGGTTCGCCACTCATTTGCATATATAAACACAAACCGTAAACCCATAAGCGGTTTTGAACAAGGCAAAGTAGATCACGGTTTTCGCAACCTCTTTCCGCTTTTTTACAAAGATGATTTTTTAGGGAGCGTAGATATATCCTTTTCATCTCAAAGCATACAAGAAAACATGACAAAGCTACACGATACGGATACCAGCTTTATAATCAAAAAAAATATTTTTGATTCCAATATATATAAAAATAATTCAGGCGCAAAATATACAGAAAGTATCGAGCATGATGATTTTCTTTTTTCCATAACTACTTCCGATGATGCCAAAAACATTGCTTCCCAAAAGATAGATATCGCTAAAAAATTAAAAAAAGAGATCGCAAAAAACATAGAACATAACAACTCGTTTGCACTCTACTATCATGATAAACACTCATCTACCATAGTCTCTTTTTTACCTATAAAAGATATAGAAAAAGGCTCTACCGTAGCATATCTGGTTTCATACAAAAAAAATCAATATCTTAAAGATATGAGACATGAGTATATATGGATAAATTGTGTTGCTTTTTTAGGTTTACTGCTTTTATCTACCGTTATCTATCTTGATATAAAACGGCGTATAAACCTAGAAAAAATAGTAAAGGAGAGAACAAAAGAGCTAGAGAAAGAAAAAACAAATGCCCTAAAAGCAACAAAAGCAAAATCGCAGTTTTTGGCAAATATGTCACATGAGATTAGAACACCTATCAACGGTGTTATCGGCATGAGCCATCTATTATTGGAAACAAAATTAACTAAAGAGCAGATGAATTTTCTTAAAAACATTGACAATTCAGCTAAATCACTCCTTAGAATTATAAATGATATTTTAGATTTTTCAAAAATTGAAGCCGGAAAATTAACGATTGAAAAAACTACTTTTAATCTTAAAAAAAGTGTTAGCGGCATCATAGAATCTTTAAAATTCACAGTTCAAGAAAAAAATATAAGAATTCATCTTAAGTACGGACATAATTTAAAAGACTATTTTTACGGAGACAGTTTAAGAATTTCTCAAATATTAACAAATTTATTAAGTAATGCCGTTAAATTTACTTCTAACAACGGGGATATTTATATAACCATTATAAAGATTGATGACGACAAATTAAGATTTCAAATCAGAGACACAGGTATCGGCTTAAGTTACGAACAACAGAAAAAACTCTTTAAGTCCTTCTCACAAGCCGATAATTCTACTACAAGAAAATATGGCGGAACCGGCTTAGGACTTGCTATCTGCAAAGAGCTTGCGGAGTTAATGGGCGGTAAAATTTGGGTAGTGAGCAAAGAGGGGATTGGCAGCAGCTTCTTCTTTGACATAGAGATTCAAGAAATAGAACCGAATTTTATGAATATAAATGAGGAAAAAACCGAGTTTGATAAAAAGACATTAAATTTAAACAAAATACTCATTGTAGAGGATAATGTAACAAATCAACTCATACTTTTAGGGCTATTGGAAGATCATGTTAAAGAGATAGATGTTGCAAAAAACGGCAAAGAAGCAGTCGATATGTTTGAGAGCGGCAAATATGAACTTATTCTTATGGATTTGCAGATGCCGGTTATGGGCGGTTACGAAGCAACTAAAATCATCAGAAGCATCGATAAAGATATCCCGATTATTGCCTTGAGTGCAAATGTAATGATAGATGAGATAGAAAAAACAAAAGCCGCAGGAATGAATGAACATCTTGCCAAACCCATTGATGTAGAAAAATTTTTTACTACTTTAAGCAGATATGTTAAGGGTACCCTTAACACAAATTAG
- a CDS encoding metal-dependent hydrolase: MVIKNAIVCDVECEREVDVRIEGGIITEIGSNLIDSEVIDAEGLYFMPLLVDTNIRVQDSALNAKNIKAVSDEALKGGIGHIVLNPNGTPAIDNEIVLEFAQNGLHDLSGAKVDLMLNTLKEDATLSNIAILLKRGAIAPYMSTIAKNDVAIKIAQYCQMYGVTLFCKAEDNSLISSGVMLEGDVGSKLGLAGIPDLSEVLHVSRMIELARHFKIKILFKSIASPRSIYLIDKAKKEGVDVRCEVSVHHLINSDEACKNFNTTAKLNPPLACKDDMKLLQDALKNNQIDILTTLHQPSSPVNKEVAFYDAAYGCEGLKNAMSLYYTKLVKSNIISMSHLVRVCVKNPSDTIGCERGVIKVGERANAMLFDPNKTVTMDEKFSLYDGEKLYGEIKKTFY, translated from the coding sequence ATGGTAATAAAAAATGCGATAGTTTGTGATGTAGAGTGTGAGAGGGAAGTTGATGTCCGTATTGAGGGCGGTATAATAACCGAGATAGGTTCAAATCTCATCGATAGCGAAGTTATAGACGCAGAGGGTTTATACTTTATGCCTCTTTTGGTTGATACCAATATAAGAGTTCAAGACTCGGCACTAAACGCCAAAAATATAAAAGCCGTCTCAGATGAAGCGCTTAAGGGCGGAATAGGGCATATCGTTTTAAATCCAAACGGTACGCCTGCAATAGATAATGAGATAGTTTTGGAGTTTGCTCAAAACGGACTGCATGATTTAAGCGGTGCAAAAGTTGATTTGATGTTAAACACTCTAAAAGAGGATGCAACGCTTAGCAATATCGCGATTTTATTAAAACGCGGTGCAATAGCGCCGTATATGAGTACGATTGCAAAAAATGATGTAGCCATTAAAATTGCGCAGTATTGCCAAATGTACGGGGTTACTCTTTTTTGTAAAGCCGAAGACAATTCACTGATAAGCAGCGGTGTTATGCTAGAGGGCGATGTCGGCTCAAAACTGGGACTCGCAGGCATACCGGATCTTAGCGAAGTTTTACATGTGTCTCGTATGATAGAACTTGCCAGACACTTTAAGATAAAGATTTTATTCAAATCAATCGCTTCTCCTCGTTCAATCTACCTAATCGACAAAGCAAAAAAAGAGGGAGTGGATGTCAGATGCGAGGTGTCTGTTCATCATCTTATAAATTCCGATGAGGCTTGCAAAAACTTTAACACTACCGCAAAACTAAATCCGCCTCTGGCTTGTAAAGACGATATGAAACTTCTTCAAGATGCGCTGAAAAACAACCAAATCGATATTTTAACGACTCTTCATCAGCCAAGCTCTCCGGTAAATAAAGAGGTAGCGTTTTATGATGCGGCTTACGGGTGTGAGGGGCTTAAAAATGCAATGAGTCTCTACTATACAAAACTTGTAAAGAGCAATATTATTTCTATGAGCCATCTTGTAAGAGTTTGCGTGAAAAACCCATCGGATACCATAGGATGTGAGCGTGGAGTTATAAAGGTAGGCGAGAGAGCAAATGCAATGCTTTTTGACCCAAATAAAACCGTAACTATGGATGAAAAATTCTCACTCTACGACGGTGAAAAATTATACGGTGAAATTAAAAAGACTTTTTATTAA
- a CDS encoding YdcH family protein, translating into MLHEYRDIITHMKETGNENAHFLRIFNKHNELDDNITKAENGDVILTDMELETLKKEKLMLKDEAYGLILKYKKEHNL; encoded by the coding sequence ATGTTACATGAATACCGTGATATTATTACTCATATGAAAGAAACAGGAAATGAGAACGCTCATTTTTTAAGAATCTTCAACAAACACAACGAGCTTGACGACAATATAACAAAAGCTGAAAACGGTGATGTAATATTAACTGATATGGAGCTGGAAACTCTTAAAAAAGAGAAGTTAATGTTAAAAGATGAAGCTTACGGACTTATTCTAAAGTATAAAAAAGAGCATAACCTATAA
- the tgt gene encoding tRNA guanosine(34) transglycosylase Tgt, with product MEFTLEATSKNARACTIKTAHSTIKTPVFMPVGTVGSVKSLDMQDVVDLLGAEIILANTYHMYLRPGDETVAKMGKLHGFTTYPKSFLTDSGGFQAFSLSDISKASQSGIEFRSHIDGSKHFFTPKKVIDIQHNLGSDIMMILDDLVALPATQERIALSIERTTAWAKESIGYFRAKQKEGVGLEQNIFAIIQGGTDKAFRTKSATELCELDFDGFAIGGLSVGEANQDMYDTVEHTVQYMPKDKPRYLMGVGTPEDLVENIERGIDMFDCVMPTRNARNGTLFTSFGRLNIKGAPFKEDNTPVDSECECLTCKRYTRAYLNHLFRAREITYFRLATIHNLHYYLNLMKKAREAILQDKYAEFKAEFYAKRG from the coding sequence ATGGAATTTACTTTAGAAGCAACTTCAAAAAATGCAAGAGCATGTACCATAAAAACAGCTCACTCTACCATTAAAACACCTGTTTTTATGCCGGTAGGAACGGTTGGCAGCGTTAAATCACTCGACATGCAAGATGTAGTAGATTTGCTTGGAGCCGAGATAATTTTGGCAAATACCTATCATATGTATCTTCGTCCCGGAGATGAAACGGTTGCCAAAATGGGCAAACTTCACGGCTTTACAACTTACCCTAAAAGTTTTTTGACCGATAGCGGCGGTTTTCAGGCATTTAGCCTTAGCGACATATCCAAAGCTTCGCAAAGCGGCATAGAGTTTAGAAGCCACATAGACGGAAGCAAACACTTCTTTACTCCAAAAAAAGTCATAGATATTCAGCATAATCTTGGCTCGGACATTATGATGATTCTGGACGATTTAGTTGCACTTCCCGCAACACAGGAGCGCATTGCGCTAAGCATAGAGAGAACTACGGCATGGGCAAAAGAGTCTATCGGCTATTTTAGAGCAAAACAAAAAGAGGGTGTCGGCTTGGAGCAAAATATATTTGCAATCATACAAGGCGGAACGGACAAAGCTTTTAGAACAAAGAGTGCGACGGAGCTTTGCGAACTTGATTTTGACGGTTTTGCCATAGGCGGACTTAGTGTAGGCGAAGCAAATCAAGATATGTACGATACGGTTGAACATACTGTGCAGTATATGCCCAAAGATAAACCGCGTTATCTTATGGGAGTAGGAACGCCTGAAGATTTGGTGGAGAACATAGAGCGAGGCATAGATATGTTTGACTGTGTTATGCCCACACGAAATGCCAGAAACGGAACTCTTTTTACATCGTTTGGAAGATTAAACATCAAAGGTGCCCCGTTCAAAGAGGATAACACTCCCGTAGATAGCGAGTGCGAATGTCTTACATGCAAAAGATACACAAGAGCGTACTTAAATCACCTATTTCGAGCAAGAGAGATAACATACTTCAGACTTGCGACCATTCATAACTTACATTATTATTTAAATCTTATGAAAAAAGCCAGAGAAGCGATTTTACAAGATAAATACGCGGAGTTTAAAGCGGAGTTTTATGCAAAAAGAGGTTAA
- a CDS encoding DUF4160 domain-containing protein — MPTISLFYGIVISLYYFDSEKHHTPHIHAKYQDFTGVFDIYGGEIIEGDLPKNKVKLIEAWIEIHKEDLIADWELASTGQQVFKIEPLK; from the coding sequence ATGCCAACGATTAGTTTGTTTTATGGAATTGTTATTAGTCTTTACTATTTTGATAGTGAAAAACATCACACTCCTCATATTCATGCAAAATATCAAGATTTTACAGGGGTATTTGATATTTATGGTGGTGAAATTATTGAAGGAGATTTGCCAAAAAACAAGGTAAAGCTCATTGAAGCATGGATTGAAATTCATAAAGAAGATTTGATAGCAGACTGGGAACTTGCCAGTACCGGGCAACAGGTCTTTAAAATTGAACCGCTGAAATAA
- a CDS encoding DUF2442 domain-containing protein — translation MSIYVESVEVLEFPKLNITFSTHEKKIFDVSPYLDKGIFTELQNRDYFKQVKAENGTIEWPNGQDFCPDTLYIKGL, via the coding sequence ATGAGTATCTATGTAGAATCGGTAGAAGTGCTAGAATTTCCAAAACTGAATATCACTTTTAGCACTCACGAAAAAAAGATATTTGATGTATCCCCATATTTAGATAAAGGGATATTTACAGAACTGCAAAATAGAGACTATTTTAAGCAAGTAAAAGCGGAAAATGGAACTATCGAATGGCCAAACGGTCAAGATTTTTGTCCTGACACATTATATATAAAAGGGCTGTAG
- the efp gene encoding elongation factor P, with protein sequence MATIGMGDIKKNVRLIIGEVPYKVVEFQHVKPGKGAAFVRMKVKSFLNGKVVEKTVHAGDKFEVPEITYKTMQYLYDDGESFQFMDQDTYEQMSLSYEQCDDASKWFKDGINVDIIFYKGNAISVTAPEVMELVITDTPPNFKGDTSSGSRKPATLETGAVVQVPYHVLEGDTIKVNTVDCEYLEKVK encoded by the coding sequence ATGGCAACTATCGGAATGGGTGATATCAAAAAGAATGTTCGTTTAATTATTGGCGAAGTACCGTATAAAGTGGTGGAATTTCAACATGTTAAACCGGGTAAAGGCGCAGCATTTGTTCGTATGAAAGTTAAGAGCTTTTTAAACGGTAAAGTCGTTGAAAAAACCGTTCATGCCGGCGATAAATTTGAAGTTCCCGAGATAACTTACAAAACTATGCAGTATCTATATGACGACGGCGAATCATTTCAGTTTATGGATCAGGATACTTATGAACAGATGTCTCTTTCATATGAGCAGTGTGACGATGCTTCAAAGTGGTTTAAAGACGGAATCAATGTCGACATTATTTTTTATAAAGGAAACGCTATATCCGTAACAGCTCCTGAAGTAATGGAACTGGTAATCACGGATACTCCGCCAAACTTTAAAGGCGATACTTCAAGCGGAAGCAGAAAACCGGCAACTTTAGAAACAGGTGCCGTTGTTCAAGTTCCTTACCATGTACTTGAGGGTGATACCATCAAAGTAAATACGGTTGATTGCGAATACTTGGAAAAAGTAAAATAA